The Cottoperca gobio unplaced genomic scaffold, fCotGob3.1 fCotGob3_416arrow_ctg1, whole genome shotgun sequence region cttcAGGGCGGGGTCTAAAGTCTAAAGTCTTGTTCAGCCAGTCGGTGAAGTCTCAACGTGATTCCATTCGACACGTTTCTTTTGCACGAACTCTTCAGGATGAATTattctgtgctgctgctcctcagGTGTGTTCAGAGGAGACTCTGGCTGAGATCCTCCAGCGTGTACTTGCGCTACAACTCTCACGGCCGCAGCTTACACCTGGAAACACGACGGAACGACTCTGGACATGAGCCGGACGCTCAGCGAGAACAACGTCCTGGACAACGACAGCGAGCTGCAACAGCTGCGGCTGGACGGAGACCGCTTCATCCCCGCCATCCTCCTGCACTTCAACGACGACCTTACGGAGGGCTGACCTCTGACAACACCCTTGTGAGCATTGAATATGTGTTACTTTGTAACATTGCTTCATTAAAATTAGTAAAAACAACTAGAcactatattttgtttttgttgagttgttttatttgttatcttACATCATCACAAATGTTTCCAGCAAACATTCAGAGaaatttgtaaatatttgtgtattAGAATCAAGGTAACAGTACGTTTCACACGACGGCGTATTAGGGAgggttaataaaaaaaagaaattcctaaaagaaaccccataattaaaggggggagaaatggaagaaacctcagggagagcaactgaggaggggatccctctcccaggacggacatacgtgcaatagatgtcgtgtgtacaggataaacaacaacatagttTGAAAGTTCAATATTTATAGTAGAAAGAAGAATGTCATGTAGGGGAGGGGCATGTtaaatgtgtggaataaaataaagacaataaagacagtaaagacagtaaagacaataaagacaatgaagacagtaaagacaataaagacaatgaagacaatgaagacagtaaatacagtaaagacagtaaagacaatgaagacagtaaagacagtaaagacagtaaagacaataaagacaatgaagacagtaaagacataaagacaatgaagacaatgaagacagtaaatacagtaaagacagtaaagacaatgaagacagtaaagacagtaaagacagtaaagacaatgaagacaatgaagacagtaaagacaatgaagacagtaaagacaatgagacagttaaagacaataaagacaatgaagacaatgaagacagtaaagacaataaagacaatgaagacaatgaagacagtaacgacagtaaagacagtaaagacaatgaagacagtaaagacagtaaagacagtaaagacaatgaagacaatATGAAGACAGTACAGACaatgaagacagtaaagacaatgaagacagtaaagacaataaagacaatgaagacaatgaagacagtaaagacagtaagacagtaaagacagtaaagacaataaagacagtaaagacagtaagacagtaaagacagtaaagacaataaaggacagtaaagacagtaaagacaataaagacaataaagacagtaaagacagtaaagacagtaaagacaataaagacagtaaagacagtaaagacaataaagacagtaaagacagtaaagacagtaaagacagtaaagacaataaagacaataaagacagtaaagacagtaaatacagtaaaggacagtaaagacagtaaagacagtaaagacaataaagacagtaaagacagtaaagacaataaagacagtaaagacaataaagacagtaaagacaagtaaagacaataaagacagtaaagacagtaaagacataagACAGTAATACatagacagtaaagacagtaaagacagtaaagacaataaagacagtaaagacaataaagacagtaaagacagtaaagacagtaaagacagtacataagacaataaagacaataaagacaagtaaagacagtaaatacagtaaagacaagtaaatacagtaaagacagtaaagacagtaaagacaataaagacagtaaagacagtaaagacagtaaagacaataaaagacagtaagacagtaaagacagtaaagacaataaagacagtaaagacaataaaggacagtaaagacagtaaagacagtaaagacagtaaagacaataaagacaataaagacagtaaggacaataaagacagtaagacagtaaagacagtaaagaccaataaagacaataaagacagtaaagacagtaaagacaataaagacatttaaagacagtAAAGGACAATAAGCACAATAACattacagtaaagacagtaaagaccaataaatacagtaagacAAGTAAGACAGTATAAAGAcaagtaaagacaataaagaacagtaaagactagtaaagacaataaagacaatataaAGACGTTAAAACATAAAGACAATAATTACAGTACAGACGTTaagacaataaatacagtaaagacaataaagacagtaacgacagtaaagacaattaaagacagtaaagacagtaaagacaataaagacaataaagacagtaaaagacagtaacgacagtaaaagacaataaagacagtaaagacaataaagacaataaatacagtaaatacagtagagacaataaagacagtaaatacagtaaagacagtaaagacagtaaatacagtaaagacaataaagacaataaagacagtaaagacaataaagacaataaatacagtaaagacagtaaagacagtaaagacaataaagacaatgagacagtaaagacagtaaagacaataaagacaataaagacaataaagacagtaaagacagtaaagacaataaagacagtaaatacagtaaagacaataaagacagtaaagacaataaagacaataaagacagtaaagacagtaaagacagtaaagacaataaagacagtaaagacagtaaagacagtaaagacaatgaagacagtaaagacagtaaagacaataaagacagtaaagacagtaaagacagtaaagacagtaaagacaataaagacagtaaagacaataaagacaataaagacagtaaagacaataaagacagtaaagacaataaagacaataaagacagtaaagacaataaagacagtacagacagtaaagacagtaaagacagtaaagacagtaaagacaataaagacagtaaagacaataaagacaatgaagacagtaaagacagtaaagacaataaagacaataaagacagtaaagacagtaaagacagtaaagacaataaagacagtaaagacagtaaagacagtaaagacaataaagacaataaagacaataaagacagtaaagacaataaagacaataaagacaatgaagacagtaaagacagtaaagacaataaagacaataaagacaataaagacagtaaagacaataaagacagtaaagacagtaaagataACATCTCTTGTCCTGCTGCATTGATTTTGTCCTCGTGAGACAACGTTACAGAAGTGAAATGCTcttttagcgtgttagcatctTGTTAGCTAACATGTTGAAACTGGGACAAAGCATTTAGCTCAACAGTTACTTGCGGATATTATTCTGATGGTTTTGGTTTATGAGTAAAGATTAAATTGAGGAAGCTTCGTTTCCCTTCTGGAGAAATCTGTGTGAATAAAGGGAAGTTGTGCAGATGACCTGCGAAATGTTTGAGAAGTGATGAGTGGACACTTTTCCGTTTGTCCGTGGGAGTTTCTTCTTTTCCTACGGAGACTTCAACAAGGTGAGTCCGTTTTTGTTGAAGTTTAAACAATATTCTTTCAAGTCATTTTCAACAGTTTGCTTATAAGAAAATATTGTAACtgaagaacatgtaaacatgtcttCATCTTTTTATCTTGATTTTAGGATGTTTAttagagataataataatatcctcTGGAAGTGTAGGTCACACTTTTTTACGTAGCAAACTCCATCCATTGGTGAGGAAGACTGTGAGATGCAgactgaaagctccagaagaAGATAGAAAGTGAGCTTGAGTTGAGATTTAGTCTTAGATGACCTCAATTTTCAGAAAATTAGGTTGTAACTTCCACAGGCTTTGGATTTGGGATGAGATAGAATACATATGTTGGTCAAGTAGTAATAAATAAGACACCCTGTAAATTTCAgctacagtgccctccagaattattggcacccctttagtaaaaatgagcaaaacaggctgtaaaatgtattttattgtttatcgtcttggcctttcattcaaaatattcacaaaaacctgacattttcactgaagtaaaattattgaaagaaaaaataaatgttgactttgaataaatatttttctccaaaacatcttaaaaaatcctatgataaaaatctaactgaagtatatttccagtcaTATCTTAAATCTTTAGGCtcacctgtttgattaggaactcttaagtggtcaaccatgagttcctgtttcactggggtattaatatgaggtgacacaggccaaAATTCTCTTTCTCATTCTTCACTACgggaaagacccgagaacacagcgatgatctgcgacgaaaagttgttgagctgcacaaattaagaaatggatataagaaaatctttgaaacagttgaaaatgcccatttccactaTCTGTGCAATAATTCAGAagcttaaagcaacaggagatgttaggaatcagcctggaagaggacgtgtgtgaagcttaaaatgggccgtggttggaccttccagcaggacaatgatccaaagcacacctcaaaatctacacaacaatggtttactgaccacagaataatGGTTTTGCCACggccatcacagtccccggacctaaatcctatagaacatgtgtgggatgagctgaagaggagagtccacaagcgtcaacctctgaatctgaaggatctggagagatgtggaagaatggtctcagatcccgtgccgtgtgttcaccaacctcatcaggcatcacaggagaaggctcagagctgtaatcctgacaaaaggaggctgcacaaaatattaaatgaaggggtgccaataagTGTGGCACACATGTgcaggagaaaaatatttatttaaactcaaaATAAGAATTTCTTTCAATaactttacttcagtgaaaaggtcagatttgtgtgaatattttgagtgaaaggccaaaacaataaacaataaaatacattttacagcctggtttgctcatttttactaaaggggtgtcaataattctggagggcactgcaTATAGCAAAAGGCTTTGTGGAGTTATGACCATATTTTACTAACCATTGCTTCAGTCTCAAAAGAAACTGCACGATGACGGACTATCAGCTCGACAACAAGATCGACAACAGCGCCCTCTGGATCAaaggtacctgtctgtctctaaaacctgtctgtctgtcatggATTTTGGTGCAATATATCTTAAGCGCTCAGTTTTTGACtttttactgtctgtctctctccctgtctgtctgtcagaggcTCCCCCCGTCTCTTTCTCGGGGGTCTCCAGGTTCAGGCGCTGGTTGTTTCCTGCTCTGACAGCAACGTTCATCCTGATTCTGATCATAGTACTGGGAGTCAgcagtgagcacacacacacacacacacacacatacacacacacacacacacacacacacacacacacacacacacacacagatatttagTGTTTAAAAAAGTATATTATAGCTGCTacactgtctttgtgtgtgtgtgtgtgtgtgtgtgtgtgtgtgtgtgtgtgtgtgtgttagacatGAGGACATCGACTCGTCTGTGGTCTGTGGAGCAGAGTGTGTCCAACCTGAGCAACGTCATCCAATCACTGAACACCTCACTGCAGCACGCTCAGGgtaagaaagtgtgtgtgtgtgtgtgtgtgtgtgatactgaCACATATagtcaatttaaaatgttaaatatttgctAAAATCAAGGCACTTGAACTGTGAGTAAAAGTAGTTGaactgtcatttaaaaagtaatggataaggaagtttaaataaaagcaatgttgtgcatgctaacatgctaaatgcttcagtttcctgtctgttgttgCAGAAAGAGCGAAAGAAGTTAAGAAGCTGCAGTTTGCTGTGGAGAACAACAAGGATCAGCTGACCTCAGGTCTgtctgataataataatcattaataaCTTAATAACTTGTAGTTACAATAACAAGACGTGCGCACAACTGGGATGCAAGGCTGACGGTTGTTTTACTCggttattacaataataattactacattaaaggtaaaatgtgtatattgtatgtataatgtatgtatttgtgtgtgtattgtatgtatttgtgtgtataatgtatttgtgtgtataatgtatgtatttgtgtgtataacgtgtgtatttgtgtgtatattgtatgtatttgtgtgtatattgtatgtatttgtctgtataatgtatgtatttgtgtgtatattgtatgtatttgtgtgtataacgtgtgtatttgtgtgtatattgtatgtatttgtatgtatttgtgtgtatattgtatgtatttgtgtgtataatgtgtgtatttgtgtgtatattgtatgtatttgtgtgtatattgtatgtatttgtgtgtataacgtgtgtatttgtgtgtatattgtaggtatttgtatgtatttgtgtgtatattgtatgtatttgtgtgtataatgtgtgtatttgtgtgtatattgtatgtataacgtgtataacgtgtgtatttgtgtgtatattgtatgtatttgtatgtatttgtgtgtatattgtatgtatttgtgtgtataatgtgtgtatttgtgtgtatattgtatgtatttgtatgtatttgtgtgtatattgtatgtatttgtgtgtataatgtgtgtatttgtgtgtatattgtatgtatttgtatgtatttgtgtgtatattgtatgtatttgtgtgtatattgtatgtatttgtatgtatttgtgtgtatattgtatgtatttgtgtgtatattgtatgtatattgtatgtatttgtgtgttcagTGTCGGAGGCGTTGAAGCAGCTGTCGGCCGTGGATTCTCTCAGCAGGAGCATCGCTTCGCTCAGATGCTCCCTCGAGCACATCATAaacaacagtacacacacacacacacacacacacacacacacacgcacacggtTGTATATCTGAAGTACacgtgcagacagacagatgctcacacctgtctgtctgactgtctctcagGCTCTGCAGCGGGCGGTTGTTGTCCTCTGGGTTGGGAGGAGTTCGACTTCAGCTGT contains the following coding sequences:
- the LOC115005964 gene encoding LOW QUALITY PROTEIN: C-type lectin domain family 10 member A-like (The sequence of the model RefSeq protein was modified relative to this genomic sequence to represent the inferred CDS: deleted 1 base in 1 codon); translation: MTDYQLDNKIDNSALWIKEAPPVSFSGVSRFRRWLFPALTATFILILIIVLGVSNMRTSTRLWSVEQSVSNLSNVIQSLNTSLQHAQERAKEVKKLQFAVENNKDQLTSVSEALKQLSAVDSLSRSIASLRCSLEHIINNSSAAGGCCPLGWEEFDFSCYFFSSLTLSWNESRAWCDQQEAHLLILHSDKAWDFVTRRTTHGLFWVGLSDWRTGQWEWVNQTPYTMERRRWVPGQPDGWVDHGLGPGDEDCAHLHASGHFNDLHCSTKMRFVCQRHSMRP